Part of the Flavobacteriales bacterium genome is shown below.
TTCGATCGATCCTGAAAAAAATAAAATCAAAGACGCTCTGTTTTCCCGCAATAACGTTTACGGTTTACTTCACCATTTACGTATTAAAATCATCGATTAAAAATTCGTTGACGGAACAAACGGGTCAGCAGAACGATGGCACTGAGCTGGACAATTGCCGAGGTAAGCGTAAAAATATATTCACCGTTTAAAGCATAAATTTCGTTGTACGATTGATAAATCCAGAAACTCGGAAACAGGGATAGTGCATATTTCCATCCGGATGAAATAAACAGACTTAAAACCGGAAGAAGTAATACTAGATCGATTCCCTTAAAATAAGCCATCGCCTCAATTTTATTCTGCGCAAATGTTCCTATCAATAAAGCAATGGTAGGCGCTACCAGTCCGGCTTGAACGGCGAGGAGCAAGGTTTTAGCATGAATTTCGGGGGTGAGTCCGCCAAATGCCAATACCAGCCAGGCGCCGAATGTCGACAGTAAAAAAAAGAAAAACATCCGGGCGAGGATATAGTGACTGGGATTAACCGGAAGAACGCGGTGAACGTTCATCACCTGTTGGTCTTTGTCCTCAATAATGAGAAAAGCCGATAAAAATCCAAATAGAATACTCGACTGAATACTTCCGAACATGGTAATCGGTAAATAGTATTCTTTCAGTACAGGATAATACTGGGCTAATGGTGGAACAGCAAATTTTACAAAGAGCAAAAGCAGGAGCGGAGAGATCATGAACACCAGCAGCGTTTGGTCGCGGAAAATCAAACGTAAATCGGCAGCTACAATGCGAAAGAAAAGTGACTTCATGCTAAACTTATTTTTTGTAATCCGATGCGTGTTAAACGAAAGGCAGCGATCATCCAGAGGGAAAGTAGACTGTAATGAAAAATGAGTTCTGTTATACTGTGATTCATATTCAGACTATGATCTAAAATAACGATGCATGAACTGGTTGGAATTAAAAAATACCATTCCATTTTTCCGATTTCGAAATAACCGAGAAAAGGAAGCGAGAGAATTAAAATTCCTCCCAGTGCCCGTAGCATATAGGTATTGAAATTGCTTACACCACCGGCAAGGTAAAATCCTGCAAATGCAAAGAGACTGGTGGAAAGTAAAACGGATAAACAAAAATGAAGGATTAAAAAATCCATTCCTTTTGTGGCAATAACCATCGATAAACTACAGATCAGAGAAATAATGCTCAGCCAAATGGTTTTGGAAAAAATATATTGGGTGAGCGAAATAGGCGAGACCTTCAGAGCGATCAGGGTGTTTTCGTTAGATTCCATCAACATCAATACGCCTGCAAATAAAAATCCCAATAATGCAGGATCATTAAAAATCACCAGCACAAGTACTTTTTCGGCAGGCATAAATCCGGAAAGCCAGCGAAAGAGTAAAATGTAAATGAAAGTTACCGCAGCCGATACTACAAAAACTTTATTTCGTGCCATCAGCAACATATCGAATCTGAGCAAATGGAGTAAGGTTTTCATTCGTGCAGGTTTTTTCCTGTGACTTTAATAAACACTTCATCCAAACTCGCTTCACGGGAGTGAATGGTTTCTATTTCCTGATGTGAAATGAGCGATAAAAAATCGGGATTAGATCCCAATTTCGAAATGGGGAATTGATGTTTTTGACTTTGTCCCGATACCGTTACTTCCACCATATTGGAACTGTGCCTGAGCTTGAGTTGGGCGGGACTATCCATGGCCATGATTTTTCCGCCTGATAAAAATGCAACGCGATCGCATAATTCATCGGCATCGTGCATTTGGTGGGTGGTGATAAAAATGGTTTTTCCTTTTTTTCTGAGATCAGCGATAATATCCTTAACCATTTTTGCATTAACGGGATCGAGTCCGGAAGTGGGTTCATCCAGAAACAGGATTTCCGGGTCATGCATAAACGATCGAATGAAATTGAGTCGCATTTTCATTCCTTTCGAAAATTCGCTTACTTTTTTATGGGCATCATTCAATAATCCAACACTCTCCAGCAAGGCATCCACATTCATCGATTTGCGGTAAAATCCGCCGAAGAATTCCAGATTTTCCCTTGCCGTCATTTTTAAATAATGATTCGGTAATTCGAAACCGACACCAATTATGTTAAAGAGTTCGGAATTCCATTGGCTGACTTCCTTCCCCGCGATTTGAGCCGTTCCGCGATAATTGTTCAGCAAACGAAAAAGTATTTTTTGCGTGGTACTTTTTCCGGAACCGGAGGGACCCAAAAAACCGAAAATTTCACCTTTGCTGATGGAAAAATTCAGATTGCTGATAACCTCTTTCCCATTGGGATAATTGTACGAAAGTGATTCTACCTGTATCATATTATTGAAGTGCTTTTTGCATGAGCGCAATTAATTCATCCACACCTTTCATCAGTTCTTTCAGATTGTCGGCAAACAAAGATTTTCCATTGCGGATATTCGCTTCGAAGTCGATATGGTACTTGTTGCGCAACAGATCTGCAATACTTAAACTCATGGTGATGAGGAAATGGACAATTAGATCGGTGTCGGTTTTTTTAGAAAATGAACCGGCCTTTTTTTCTTGTTTTACCCATTCCCTAAACATCACTCTCGCTTTTTCTTTCCATGAATCGAGATAGGGTTTTACGGTTGCACTGTTTTCCTGGGTATTCATACGGTAGAGAAATAAACTGCAAACCGGATGTTCGAGATCGAAATTGATACCATTACGGAATTGTGCTCGGAAGTAGGACCAGAAATCGGGATAATTAGCACGGTTTAATTCTTTAACGTAAGATGCTTTTGTGTTTTCGGCTTCTTCTTTTAAATACATCCATAAATCGAATTTATCATCGAAATACTGATACACACTTCCTTTGGCAATTCCCAAGGTTTCAACAATGCGACTAATACTGGCATTATCGTAATTATTTAAAGCGAATTCCTTCATGCATACCGTCATGAATTGTTTTCTTTTTTCTTCGCTGAGTTTTAAAAAGGTCGGTTTTGGCATAAATGTGACTGATTGGTCACAAATGTAAATCAAAATATGACTACTCAGTCATAATTCTGAAAAATATATTTTATTTGTTGATATACAATGGTTTGAAAATTGGCTTTGTTCGGATTTGAACCAGGAAGGGCTTCATTTGTACCGCTTGGCATGATTCGGATTTTACTTTTAATGATATGGAGCAGTGGCTTTGCTGAACCGGAAATTGAATACAATTATTACCTCGATGGCAAAGTGTATTCGCGCATTGAAAAAGCCAGCGATTATACTTCTTTTGAAGTGTATTATGAGAATGGAGAATTGATGTGCAAAGGGAGAAGAAATACAGATCCGTATTATCGCAAGGGTCAATATTTCAAATCCTGGTTTCCGAATGGGAAAGTGCAATATGATTATATCGAAAACGAAGGCTATTTTTTTGCGCGCGATCAGGATGGTCGACTCACCCATCAATGCATGGTGAGTGCAGAAGGAAGGATTTATGAGGAATTTTATGCATCCGGAAAAGTGCATACCCGGGAATACCTGAGTGAGGCCAGCAGGGTGGGTGTTAATTATTATTGTCCTTTAAAATTCAATGCCGGACCAAATAAAATCCATGCCTATATCTATGAAAAGGGATGGAAAAAGATGGAGCAGTTTTATCCCAATGGAAGCTTAATGAAAGTGGGCATGGCGCAGGGAAAAGAAGAAGCACAAAAAGGAATTTATTATCGCTATACCTATTTTACGCCGGAAGGAGATACCGATAAAAGTGTAACGCATTACAACGATATAATTACGGGTAGAGTAGTGGAGTATTATGTAAACGGACAATTGAAAACGGAGAAATTCTATGAGGGGAAAGAGGACATAAAACTATTTAGATCCTGGACGGAAAATGGCGTATTGACTTCTGAATTAACCATGAAAAACGGCAGGTATGAAGGTCCCGCAAAAATGTGGTACCCCAACGGAAAACCGAGGATGTTTACGCATTATCATTACGGAATGACGGGTGGACCCACCATCTCCTGGTACGAAAATGGTATGCCGCAACGGCAGGAAAA
Proteins encoded:
- a CDS encoding ABC transporter permease, translated to MKSLFFRIVAADLRLIFRDQTLLVFMISPLLLLLFVKFAVPPLAQYYPVLKEYYLPITMFGSIQSSILFGFLSAFLIIEDKDQQVMNVHRVLPVNPSHYILARMFFFFLLSTFGAWLVLAFGGLTPEIHAKTLLLAVQAGLVAPTIALLIGTFAQNKIEAMAYFKGIDLVLLLPVLSLFISSGWKYALSLFPSFWIYQSYNEIYALNGEYIFTLTSAIVQLSAIVLLTRLFRQRIFNR
- a CDS encoding ABC transporter ATP-binding protein gives rise to the protein MIQVESLSYNYPNGKEVISNLNFSISKGEIFGFLGPSGSGKSTTQKILFRLLNNYRGTAQIAGKEVSQWNSELFNIIGVGFELPNHYLKMTARENLEFFGGFYRKSMNVDALLESVGLLNDAHKKVSEFSKGMKMRLNFIRSFMHDPEILFLDEPTSGLDPVNAKMVKDIIADLRKKGKTIFITTHQMHDADELCDRVAFLSGGKIMAMDSPAQLKLRHSSNMVEVTVSGQSQKHQFPISKLGSNPDFLSLISHQEIETIHSREASLDEVFIKVTGKNLHE
- a CDS encoding TetR/AcrR family transcriptional regulator, which produces MPKPTFLKLSEEKRKQFMTVCMKEFALNNYDNASISRIVETLGIAKGSVYQYFDDKFDLWMYLKEEAENTKASYVKELNRANYPDFWSYFRAQFRNGINFDLEHPVCSLFLYRMNTQENSATVKPYLDSWKEKARVMFREWVKQEKKAGSFSKKTDTDLIVHFLITMSLSIADLLRNKYHIDFEANIRNGKSLFADNLKELMKGVDELIALMQKALQ